The following coding sequences are from one Gossypium raimondii isolate GPD5lz chromosome 4, ASM2569854v1, whole genome shotgun sequence window:
- the LOC128040489 gene encoding uncharacterized protein At2g29880-like, producing MLNGQNNNGFGWDEHRQLVVAEDAVWESYLKSHKEAAQFRFRTFPYYDQLTTIYARDRATGRDAQTAADVLEEIHADDERTTDMNEERNTFYDCEADVSLDDMDVSGTDPRGDRDQGGSSSSNKRKKKSDARDNVFSSFNEAATLFGEKIQAVGDQISRSFASEVVVQQKSEQHMEERASNLYSALWSIEGLTDDQRYDALSKILDHPTQMIVFFSLPSVARLEWRTKRAVSFCSLAMSKTTIELRERLKAMSCY from the exons atgcttaatggccaaaacaataacggttttggttgggacgagcataggcagctcgttgttgctgaagatgcggtttgggagtcctatttaaag agtcacaaagaagccgccCAATTCAGATTTCGTACTTTCCCTTACTATGACCAGCTTACtaccatatacgcaagagatcgagcaACTGGGAGAGATgctcaaacagctgctgatgttcttgaagaaatacatgctGATGATGAACGTActacagatatgaatgaagagagaaacacattctatgactgcgaagctgacgtctctttagatgacatggatgtttctggtacGGATCCGCGAGGAGATcgagaccaagggggttcctcatcttcaaacaagagaaagaagaaatctgatgctcgtgataatgtgttttcttcatttaatgaggctgccactttgttCGGGGAGAAAATCCaggccgttggcgatcaaatcagtaggagttttgcctccgaggtggtagttcagcagaagtcagaaCAACATATGGAAGAGagagcttcaaatttatattcagccttatggtcaattgaaggtttaaccgacgatcagcgGTATGATGCATTGAGTAAAATTCTCGaccatccaactcaaatgatcgttttctttagtttaccttcagTTGCCCGATTGGAATGG cgaaccaaacgtgctgtaaGTTTTTGCTCATTGGCGATGAGCAAGACAACAATTGAACTTCGAGAAAGGTTGAAGGCAATGAGCTGTTACTAG
- the LOC105779595 gene encoding clathrin heavy chain 1 codes for MAAANAPIAMKEVLTLPSIGISPQFITFTNVTMESDKYICVRETAPQNSVVIIDMNMPMQPLRRPITADSALMNPNSRILALKAQLPGTTQDHLQIFNIEMKAKMKSHQMPEQVVFWKWISPKLLGLVTQTSVYHWSIEGDSEPVKMFERTANLVNNQIINYKCDPSEKWLVLIGIAPGAPEKPQLVKGNMQLFSVDQQRSQALEAHAASFAQFKVPGNENPSILISFATKSFNAGQITSKLHVIELGAQPGKPSFSKKQADLFFPPDFQDDFPVAMQISHKYGLIFVITKLGLLFVYDLETASAVYRNRISPDPIFLTSEASAAGGFYAINRRGQVLLATVNEATIVPFVSGQLNNLELAVNLAKRGNLPGAENLVVQRFQELFAQTKYKEAAELAAESPQGILRTPDTVAKFQSVPVQAGQTPPLLQYFGTLLTRGKLNAFESLELSRLVVNQNKKNLLENWLAEDKLECSEELGDLVKTVDNDLALKIYIKARATPKVVAAFAERREFDKILIYSKQVGYTPDYLFLLQTILRTDPQGAVNFALMMSQMEGGCPVDYNTITDLFLQRNLIREATAFLLDVLKPNLPEHAFLQTKVLEINLVTFPNVADAILANGMFTHYDRPRIAQLCEKAGLFVRALQHYTELPDIKRVIVNTHAIEPQSLVEFFGTLSREWALECMKDLLLVNLRGNLQIIVQVAKEYCEQLGVDACIKLFEQFKSYEGLYFFLGSYLSSSEDPDIHFKYIEAAAKTGQIKEVERVTRESNFYDAEKTKNFLMEAKLPDARPLINVCDRFGFVPDLTHYLYTNNMLRYIEGYVQKVNPGNAPLVVGQLLDDECPEDFIKGLILSVRSLLPVEPLVEECEKRNRLRLLTQFLEHLVSEGSQDVHVHNALGKIIIDSNNNPEHFLTTNPYYDSRVVGKYCEKRDPTLAVVAYRRGQCDDELINVTNKNSLFKLQARYVVERMDGDLWEKVLNPENEYRRQLIDQVVSTALPESKSPEQVSATVKAFMTADLPHELIELLEKIVLQNSAFSGNFNLQNLLILTAIKADPSRVMDYINRLDNFDGPAVGEVAVEAQLYEEAFAIFKKFNLNVQAVNVLLDNIRSIDRAVEFAFRVEEDAVWSQVAKAQLREGLVSDAIESFIRADDATQFLDVIRASEDADVYSDLVRYLLMVRQKVKEPKVDSELIYAYAKTDRLGEIEEFILMPNVANLQNVGDRLFDEALYEAAKIIFAFISNWAKLAVTLVRLKQFQGAVDAARKANSAKTWKEVCFACVDAEEFRLAQICGLNVIIQVDDLEEVSEYYQNRGCFNELISLMESGLGLERAHMGIFTELGVLYARYRAEKLMEHIKLFSTRLNIPKLIRACDEQQHWKELTYLYIQYDEFDNAATTVMNHSPEAWDHMQFKDIIVKVASVELYYKAVHFYLQEHPDLINDMLNVLALRVDHTRVVDIMRKAGHLRLVKPYMVAVQSNNVSAVNEALNEIYVEEEDYDRLRESIDLHDNFDQIGLAQKIEKHELLEMRRVAAYIYKKAGRWKQSIALSKKDNLYKDAMETASQSGDRELAEELLVYFIEQGKKECFAACLFVCYDLIRPDVALEMAWVNNMIDFTFPFLLQFIREYTGKVDELIKDKIEAQKDVKAKEQEEKEVIAQQNMYAQLLPLALPAPPMPGMGGGFAPPPPMGGGMGMPPMPPYGMPQMGSY; via the exons ATGGCGGCCGCAAACGCTCCCATCGCCATGAAGGAGGTCTTAACT TTGCCAAGCATTGGCATTAGTCCTCAATTTATCACATTCACGAACGTAACTATGGAATCTGATAAGTATATTTGTGTGAGAGAAACCGCGCCGCAAAACAGTGTTGTGATTATCGATATGAACATGCCGATGCAGCCGTTGAGACGGCCTATTACAGCGGACTCCGCTCTTATGAATCCGAATTCTAGAATCCTTGCTTTGAAAG CTCAACTACCGGGAACAACTCAAGATCATTTGCAAATATTTAACATAGAGATGAAAGCAAAAATGAAATCCCATCAGATGCCTGAACAG GTTGTATTTTGGAAATGGATTAGCCCAAAATTGCTTGGCCTGGTAACACAGACCTCTGTGTATCAttggtcaattgaag GTGATTCTGAACCAGTTAAGATGTTTGAGAGAACAGCTAATTTAGTGAACAATCAGATCATAAACTATAAGTGTGACCCTTCGGAGAAGTGGTTGGTTTTGATCGGAATTGCCCCCGGTGCACCTGAG AAGCCACAATTGGTTAAGGGGAACATGCAACTTTTCTCTGTTGATCAGCAGCGTAGTCAAGCTCTTGAAGCACATGCTGCTTCATTTGCTCAGTTTAAG GTTCCAGGAAATGAGAATCCTTCTATTCTTATTTCATTTGCCACTAAGAGTTTTAATGCCGGTCAGATTACATCAAAGTTGCATGTAATTGAGCTTGGTGCCCAACCAG GTAAGCCATCGTTTTCAAAGAAACAAGCAGATCTATTTTTCCCGCCAGATTTTCAAGATGATTTTCCAGTTGCAATGCAG ATATCCCACAAATATGGTTTGATCTTTGTTATCACCAAGCTTGGGCTGCTGTTTGTTTATGATTTAGAGACAGCATCTGCTGTATACAGAAATAGAATCAGTCCAGATCCAATATTTTTAACATCTGAAGCTTCAGCAGCTGGAGGGTTTTATGCCATAAATAGGCGAGGTCAGGTGTTGTTGGCTACTGTAAATGAAGCAACAATAGTGCCATTTGTTAGTGGTCAA TTGAACAATTTGGAGCTTGCTGTCAATCTGGCTAAAAGAGGAAACCTTCCGGGTGCAGAGAACTTG GTTGTCCAACGTTTTCAAGAATTGTTTGCTCAGACAAAGTATAAAGAAGCTGCTGAGCTTGCTGCAGAGTCTCCACAAGGGATACTTCGCACACCTGATACAGTTGCCAAGTTTCAG AGTGTCCCTGTGCAAGCTGGGCAGACTCCGCCACTGTTGCAGTACTTTGGTACCCTTTTAACAAGGGGAAAGCTCAATGCATTTGAGTCATTGGAATTATCTCGGCTTGTGGTGAACCAAAACAAGAAGAACCTTCTGGAGAATTGGTTGGCTGAAGATAAATTGGAATGTAGTGAGGAACTTGGAGACCTTGTGAAG ACTGTGGATAATGATCTTGCgctgaaaatatatattaaagctAGGGCAACTCCAAAAGTAGTTGCAGCTTTTGCTGAACGTAGGGAGTTTGACAAGATCTTGATTTACTCAAAGCAG GTTGGGTACACTCCTGACTACTTGTTCCTTCTGCAAACAATTCTCCGTACAGATCCACAG GGAGCTGTTAACTTTGCATTGATGATGTCTCAAATGGAGGGAGGTTGTCCAGTTGATTACAACACCATCACCGATCTTTTTCTTCAG AGGAATTTGATACGGGAGGCTACTGCATTtctattagatgttttgaagcCAAATCTGCCAGAGCATGCTTTTCTACAAACGAAG GTCTTGGAAATCAATCTAGTAACTTTTCCAAATGTAGCTGATGCCATCTTAGCAAATGGAATGTTCACTCACTACGATCGTCCCCGAATTGCACAACTATGTGAAAAAGCTGGTCTCTTTGTGCGAGCTCTTCag CATTACACTGAGTTGCCCGATATTAAACGTGTCATCGTGAATACACATGCTATCGAGCCACAG TCACTTGTTGAATTTTTTGGAACTCTTTCACGAGAATGGGCTTTGGAGTGCATGAAGGACCTTTTGTTGGTTAATCTAAGAGGCAATCTTCAAATAATCGTTCAG GTTGCCAAGGAGTACTGTGAGCAGTTGGGTGTTGATGCTTGCATAAAACTTTTTGAGCAATTTAAGTCATATGAAGGATTGTACTTTTTCCTGGGCTCCTATTTGAGCTCAAG TGAGGATCCTGATATACACTTTAAGTACATTGAGGCAGCTGCTAAAACTGGTCAAATCAAGGAGGTTGAGCGTGTAACCAGGgaatcaaatttttatgatgCTGAAAAGACAAAGAACTTCCTAATGGAGGCCAAGCTTCCTGATGCAAGGCCCCTAATTAATGTTTGTGATCGATTTGGGTTTGTTCCTGATCTCACTCACTACCTCTACACAAATAACATGCTCCGGTACATTGAAGGGTATGTTCAGAAG GTGAACCCAGGGAATGCTCCTTTGGTAGTGGGGCAATTGCTAGATGATGAATGCCCTGAAGATTTTATAAAGGGTCTCATTCTCTCAGTCCGTTCTCTGCTTCCAGTTGAGCCCCTTGTGGAGGAATGTGAGAAAAG AAATCGCCTTCGTTTGCTTACACAGTTTTTGGAGCATCTTGTGAGTGAGGGAAGCCAAGATGTGCATGTCCACAATGCTCTGGGAAAAATCATCATTGACAGCAATAACAATCCAGAGCACTTCCTCACAACCAATCCTTACTATGATTCTAGGGTGGTTGGTAAGTACTGTGAGAAGCGTGATCCCACTCTGGCAGTTGTGGCCTACAGAAGAGGACAATGTGATGATGAACTTATAAATGTCACTAATAAGAACTCATTGTTCAAATTGCAGGCTAG GTATGTTGTCGAGAGGATGGATGGTGATCTTTGGGAGAAGGTTCTAAATCCTGAAAATGAATATAGAAGACAGCTAATTGATCAGGTTGTGTCAACTGCTTTGCCAGAAAGCAAGAGTCCAGAACAAGTTTCTGCAACTGTTAAAGCTTTCATGACAGCTGACCTGCCCCATGAACTGATTGAGCTTCTTGAGAAGATTGTGCTCCAAAACTCTGCATTCAGTGGGAACTTCAATCTGCAAAATCTACTTATTTTGACAGCTATTAAGGCAGATCCATCTAGAGTCATGGATTATATCAATAGGCTAGATAATTTTGATGGACCTGCAGTTGGAGAAGTGGCTGTGGAAGCCCAACTATATGAAGAAGCTTTTGCGATTTTCAAAAAGTTCAACTTAAATGTTCAGGCTGTCAATGTTTTATTGGATAACATTAGAAGCATTGATCGGGCAGTGGAATTTGCATTTAGAGTCGAAGAAGATGCTGTTTGGAGTCAGGTGGCGAAGGCACAACTGAGGGAGGGGCTGGTTAGTGATGCAATTGAATCATTTATTCGTGCAGATGATGCTACTCAGTTCCTTGATGTTATCAGAGCTTCTGAGGATGCAGATGTCTACTCTGATCTGGTGAGGTACCTTCTGATGGTTAGGCAGAAGGTCAAGGAGCCCAAGGTGGACAGTGAACTCATTTACGCCTATGCTAAGACTGATAGACTGGGAGAAATTGAAGAATTCATTCTCATGCCAAATGTTGCTAATCTTCAAAATGTTGGTGATCGCTTGTTTGATGAAGCCCTATATGAGGCcgcaaaaataatatttgcttTTATATCAAACTGGGCCAAGTTGGCTGTTACACTGGTGAGGCTTAAACAATTCCAGGGTGCTGTTGATGCAGCACGAAAAGCAAACAGTGCCAAGACATGGAAAGAGGTTTGCTTTGCTTGTGTTGATGCAGAGGAATTCCGATTGGCACAGATATGtggtctgaacgttattatacAG GTGGATGACTTGGAAGAAGTCAGTGAATACTATCAGAATAGAGGATGCTTCAATGAGTTAATCTCTCTCATGGAGAGTGGTTTAGGATTGGAACGTGCACACATGGGGATCTTTACTGAGTTGGGAGTTCTGTATGCCAGATATCGTGCAGAGAAGCTTATGGAGCACATTAAGTTGTTCTCTACTCGTCTCAATATTCCCAAGCTGATAAGAGCATGTGATGAGCAGCAGCACTGGAAGGAACTTACCTACTTATATATCCAATATGATGAGTTTGATAATGCTGCAACTACTGTGATGAACCACTCTCCTGAGGCATGGGATCATATGCAGTTCAAAGATATCATAGTCAAAGTTGCTAGTGTTGAGCTATATTACAAGGCTGTCCACTTTTACTTGCAAGAGCATCCTGATCTCATCAATGATATGCTGAATGTGCTTGCGCTTCGTGTGGATCATACTCGTGTTGTTGACATTATGAGAAAG GCCGGTCATCTGCGTCTGGTGAAGCCATATATGGTTGCTGTTCAGAGCAACAATGTATCAGCAGTAAATGAAGCGTTGAATGAGATTTATGTAGAGGAAGAAGATTATGATAGATTGAGAGAATCTATTGACTTGCATGATAACTTTGATCAGATTGGCCTTGCTCAAAAG ATTGAGAAACATGAGCTGCTTGAGATGAGACGTGTTGCTGCATACATATACAAAAAGGCGGGCAGATGGAAGCAGTCCATTGCCTTGTCAAAGAAAGACAACCTTTACAAAGATGCTATGGAAACTGCTTCACAGTCTGGTGACCGTGAACTTGCTGAGGAGTTGCTTGTTTACTTCATTGAGCAG GGCAAGAAGGAATGTTTCGCAGCGTGCCTCTTTGTCTGTTATGACTTAATTCGACCAGATGTTGCTCTTGAAATGGCCTGGGTTAACAATATGATAGACTTCACATTCCCGTTCCTGTTGCAG TTTATCCGTGAATATACCGGCAAAGTTGATGAACTTATCAAGGATAAGATCGAGGCTCAAAAGGATGTAAAGGCTAAAGAGCAAGAAGAGAAGGAGGTCATTGCACAACAG AACATGTATGCGCAGTTGCTACCTCTTGCCTTGCCAGCACCTCCGATGCCAGGCATGGGAGGAGGTTTTGCTCCTCCACCACCTATGGGAGGAGGAATGGGAATGCCTCCGATGCCACCATACGGCATGCCACAAATGGGCAGCTATTAA